One region of Fragaria vesca subsp. vesca linkage group LG4, FraVesHawaii_1.0, whole genome shotgun sequence genomic DNA includes:
- the LOC101295124 gene encoding endo-1,3;1,4-beta-D-glucanase-like, with protein MSGPACCSNPPALNPASGSGHVEKLAGLDSYVTGSPDSKLAILLIADIFGYEAPLLRKLADKIAAVGYFVVVPDFFYGDAFPGDAGPVGNSSALPIWLKTHIPIKACEAAKPLVEALKSRGVSAIGAVGFCWGAKAVVELAKYDNFLHAAVLCHPSFVTVDDCKAVKVPISILGAEIDPISPPDVVKQFEEVLTAKTEIKSHVKIFPKVQHGWTVRYNAEDEAAVKCAEEAHQDILDWFFSHLK; from the exons ATGTCAGGCCCTGCGTGCTGCTCAAACCCTCCAGCCCTAAATCCAGCAAGTGGTTCCGGCCATGTCGAAAAGCTTGCTGGTCTGGACTCCTATGTCACTGGCTCTCCTGACTCCAAGCTTGCCATTCTTCTCATTGCTGACATTTTTG GTTATGAAGCTCCACTCTTGAG GAAGCTCGCAGATAAAATTGCAGCTGTCGGGTACTTTGTTGTGGTACCTGACTTCTTTTATGGAGATGCTTTTCCTGGTGATGCTGGACCAGTTGGAAACTCTTCTGCTCTACCTATTTGGTTGAAGACACATATACCG ATCAAGGCATGTGAAGCTGCAAAACCATTAGTTGAAGCTTTGAAGAGTAGAGGTGTTTCCGCAATTGGGGCTGTAGGCTTCTGTTGGGGAG CCAAGGCTGTGGTTGAACTTGCAAAGTATGATAACTTTCTCCATGCTGCTGTCTTGTGTCATCCTTCATTTGTCACTGTGGACGATTGCAAGG CGGTTAAGGTTCCCATTTCTATACTTGGAGCTGAGATTGATCCCATTTCGCCACCTGACGTCGTGAAACAATTTGAAGAGGTTTTAACTGCAAAAACTGAG ATCAAAAGCCATGTGAAGATATTCCCAAAAGTGCAACATGGGTGGACCGTAAGGTACAACGCTGAAGATGAGGCCGCTGTGAAGTGTGCTGAGGAGGCTCATCAGGACATACTGGACTGGTTCTTTAGCCATCTCAAATGA